One Amycolatopsis sp. NBC_00355 genomic window carries:
- a CDS encoding methyltransferase, with the protein MTTTPDGTPQSAWQLLAPVLDLVTPLAVRAAATVGVADHVADGPVPVDELARRCGTDPDALDRLLRHLVAHGVFTEPAPRTFGTSELAALLRSDHPSGMRVGLDLEGFGGQMDLAFTGLLHTLRTGGPAWETVFGTPFWEYLAARPAMAASFDATMAAGTDYVIDAAAGYDWSGARHVVDVGGGTGALLAAVLETDPALRGTLVDLPDTVRRGREHLAARGLGDRCAFAGQSFFDPLPEGGDVYVLSSVLHDWADRDAARILGRCAEAAGAGGRVLILQQHGTEGGDRAEMDLRMLVLCGGRERGLDDYRALAAGAGLTVAAVRTTPLGQVAIDCAPVAG; encoded by the coding sequence ATGACCACGACTCCGGACGGCACCCCACAGTCGGCTTGGCAGCTGCTGGCGCCGGTGCTCGATCTGGTCACCCCGCTGGCCGTCCGCGCGGCCGCCACGGTGGGGGTGGCCGACCACGTGGCGGACGGCCCGGTGCCCGTCGACGAGCTGGCCCGCCGCTGCGGCACCGATCCCGACGCCCTCGACCGGTTGCTGCGGCACCTCGTCGCCCACGGCGTGTTCACCGAGCCGGCCCCTCGGACGTTCGGGACGAGCGAACTCGCGGCCCTGCTGCGCTCGGACCATCCGTCCGGGATGCGGGTCGGCCTGGACCTCGAGGGGTTCGGCGGGCAGATGGACCTGGCGTTCACCGGGCTGCTGCACACCCTGCGCACCGGCGGCCCCGCGTGGGAGACGGTCTTCGGCACCCCGTTCTGGGAGTACCTGGCCGCCCGTCCGGCGATGGCCGCCTCCTTCGACGCGACGATGGCGGCCGGGACGGACTACGTGATCGACGCGGCCGCGGGCTACGACTGGTCCGGCGCCCGCCACGTCGTCGACGTCGGCGGCGGCACCGGAGCGCTGCTGGCCGCGGTGCTCGAGACCGACCCGGCGCTGCGGGGCACGCTGGTCGACCTGCCCGACACCGTGCGACGCGGCCGGGAGCACCTGGCGGCCCGGGGACTCGGCGACCGGTGCGCCTTCGCGGGCCAGAGCTTCTTCGACCCGCTGCCCGAGGGCGGGGACGTCTATGTGCTCAGCAGCGTCCTGCACGACTGGGCCGACCGCGACGCGGCCCGGATCCTCGGCCGCTGCGCCGAGGCGGCCGGCGCCGGCGGCCGGGTGCTGATCCTCCAGCAGCACGGCACCGAGGGCGGCGACCGCGCGGAGATGGACCTCCGGATGCTCGTGTTGTGCGGCGGGCGCGAGCGCGGCCTGGACGACTACCGCGCGCTCGCGGCCGGCGCCGGCCTGACGGTGGCCGCCGTCCGGACGACGCCGCTGGGCCAGGTCGCCATCGACTGCGCGCCGGTCGCCGGCTGA
- a CDS encoding GlsB/YeaQ/YmgE family stress response membrane protein: MGIIGWIVLGLIAGVIAKILMPGKDPGGCIITILLGIGGAFVGGWVGKTLFHTDIGTFFDLRTWGLAVLGALIILVGYRMIFGSRRD; this comes from the coding sequence GTGGGCATCATCGGCTGGATCGTGCTGGGGCTCATCGCCGGCGTGATCGCGAAGATCCTCATGCCGGGCAAGGATCCCGGCGGCTGCATCATCACGATCCTGCTCGGCATCGGCGGCGCCTTCGTCGGCGGCTGGGTCGGCAAGACCCTCTTCCACACCGACATCGGCACGTTCTTCGACCTGCGGACGTGGGGCCTGGCCGTGCTGGGCGCGCTGATCATCCTCGTCGGCTACCGCATGATCTTCGGCAGCCGCCGCGACTGA
- a CDS encoding transporter substrate-binding domain-containing protein yields the protein MGTPITEDLAPTGVLRASINLGNAVLAQGTPDAPTGVTVDIAREVAARLAVPVAFVCFDAARKSFAALTSGAADLCFLAIDPARATEVAFTAPYVVIEGVYVVPRGSAFTTPADVDRPDVRIGVKQGSAYDLFLSRTLEHATVVRGDEGVTTFETQGLEAAAGIRRPMTSYAAAHPEVRVIPDRFMQIEQAVGTAKDRRSGTVAFLHDVVEDLKASGFIADALRRANQPDATVAPPAR from the coding sequence ATGGGAACGCCGATCACCGAAGACCTCGCCCCGACCGGCGTCCTGCGCGCCTCGATCAACCTGGGCAACGCCGTCCTCGCGCAGGGCACCCCGGACGCGCCGACGGGCGTCACGGTCGACATCGCGCGCGAAGTAGCCGCGCGGCTGGCCGTCCCGGTGGCGTTCGTGTGCTTCGACGCGGCACGGAAGTCGTTCGCGGCCCTGACCTCCGGCGCCGCCGACCTCTGCTTCCTGGCGATCGACCCGGCGCGCGCGACGGAAGTCGCTTTCACCGCACCGTATGTCGTCATCGAGGGCGTGTACGTGGTGCCGCGCGGCTCGGCGTTCACCACCCCGGCCGACGTCGACCGGCCGGACGTCCGGATCGGCGTGAAGCAGGGCTCCGCCTACGACCTGTTCCTCTCCCGCACCCTGGAGCACGCGACCGTCGTCCGCGGCGACGAAGGCGTCACGACGTTCGAAACCCAGGGCCTCGAAGCGGCGGCCGGCATCCGCCGGCCGATGACGTCGTACGCCGCCGCGCACCCGGAGGTCCGGGTGATCCCCGACCGGTTCATGCAGATCGAGCAGGCCGTCGGCACGGCGAAGGACCGCCGCTCCGGGACCGTCGCGTTCCTGCACGACGTCGTCGAGGACCTGAAGGCGAGCGGCTTCATCGCCGACGCGTTGCGGCGTGCGAACCAGCCGGACGCCACCGTCGCTCCCCCGGCCCGCTGA
- the sigJ gene encoding RNA polymerase sigma factor SigJ, whose translation MTRPDPITSERRHLTNLAYRLLGSLADAEDVVQETYARWYALSAPARNAIEAPGAWLTTVASRICLTQLGSARVRREAYVGEWIPEPLPGRAERPDVVDPADRVTLDESVDMAFLVVLEAMTPAERVAFVLHDVYRYPFAEVAGIVGRSTAACRQLASSARRRIQASRAPVATPTARQADLVRGFKAAWEAQDIAALVGLLDPDVTATADGGGLAAAGLEPMYGGEAVARACAGILDVLPGMTFSETTVNGRPGLLSRQNGVTVTVFAFHVEGDRIKHIWAIRNPDKLRAWTAA comes from the coding sequence ATGACCCGGCCCGACCCGATCACGAGCGAGCGACGGCACTTGACGAACCTCGCCTACCGGCTCCTCGGCTCGCTGGCCGACGCCGAGGACGTCGTCCAGGAGACCTACGCCCGCTGGTACGCCCTGTCCGCGCCGGCGCGGAACGCGATCGAGGCGCCCGGGGCCTGGCTGACGACGGTCGCGAGCCGGATCTGCCTGACCCAGCTCGGTTCGGCCCGCGTGCGGCGCGAGGCCTACGTGGGGGAGTGGATCCCGGAGCCGCTGCCGGGGCGCGCGGAGCGGCCGGACGTCGTCGACCCGGCGGACCGGGTCACCCTCGACGAGTCGGTCGACATGGCCTTCCTCGTCGTGCTCGAGGCGATGACCCCGGCCGAGCGCGTCGCGTTCGTCCTGCACGACGTCTACCGCTACCCGTTCGCCGAAGTGGCCGGGATCGTCGGCCGGTCGACGGCGGCGTGCCGGCAGCTGGCCTCCTCGGCCCGCCGGCGGATCCAGGCGTCGCGGGCACCGGTGGCGACGCCGACCGCCCGGCAGGCGGACCTCGTCCGCGGCTTCAAGGCGGCCTGGGAAGCCCAGGACATCGCCGCCCTCGTCGGCCTCCTCGACCCGGACGTCACGGCGACCGCCGACGGCGGCGGGCTGGCGGCCGCCGGCCTGGAACCGATGTACGGCGGCGAAGCGGTCGCGCGGGCCTGCGCCGGGATCCTGGACGTGCTGCCCGGCATGACCTTCTCGGAGACCACGGTCAACGGCCGGCCCGGCCTGCTCTCCCGGCAGAACGGCGTCACCGTGACGGTCTTCGCGTTCCACGTCGAGGGCGACCGGATCAAGCACATCTGGGCGATCCGCAACCCCGACAAGCTGCGCGCGTGGACGGCGGCCTGA
- a CDS encoding LUD domain-containing protein, translated as MTPFTDAAPAESLERAATALKEHGFAVEILDDVAAARGRVGDLIPAGASVFTSASETTRLSGIEQDLNTGGRYDAVKPRVLALDRATRADDIRRLIATPDFVVGSVAAVTETGSVVVASGSGSQVPAYAGGAGRAIWIVGAQKVVPDMATALRRLEEHALPLENARARAVYGQPSAINRLLVLNAEGPGRVTVLLLREAIGF; from the coding sequence ATGACCCCGTTCACCGACGCCGCCCCCGCCGAAAGCCTCGAGCGGGCGGCCACCGCGCTGAAGGAACACGGCTTCGCCGTCGAGATCCTCGACGACGTCGCCGCCGCGCGCGGCCGCGTCGGCGACCTGATCCCGGCCGGCGCGAGCGTGTTCACCTCGGCCAGCGAGACGACCCGGCTGTCCGGCATCGAGCAGGACCTCAACACCGGCGGCCGGTACGACGCCGTCAAACCCCGGGTCCTGGCGCTGGACCGCGCCACCCGGGCCGACGACATCCGGCGGCTGATCGCCACGCCCGACTTCGTGGTGGGCAGCGTCGCGGCGGTCACCGAGACCGGGTCCGTGGTCGTCGCTTCGGGCAGCGGCAGCCAGGTGCCCGCCTACGCCGGCGGCGCGGGCCGGGCGATCTGGATCGTCGGCGCGCAGAAGGTGGTCCCCGACATGGCCACCGCGTTGCGCCGCCTCGAAGAACACGCGCTGCCGCTGGAAAACGCCCGCGCCCGGGCGGTCTACGGCCAGCCGAGCGCGATCAACCGCCTGCTGGTCCTCAACGCGGAAGGCCCGGGGCGCGTCACCGTCCTGTTGCTGCGCGAAGCCATCGGCTTCTGA
- a CDS encoding DUF3592 domain-containing protein, which produces MIRLARGFLTGGVVGVTPSAFVTGIIIGNVPLLLTGAGLPFAYGFLLFLAGIPRRAREAAVVPRTALAKIESLRAGGAETGDVSLRFDLTIAPHGEPPFRAEARLDVNLVDLPSYRPGDVLVVAYPPDRPWQARIVKPDAEWARRAAGATVVSAPESTVVRKPAGAGAGFLVLLGFLLGVAAIVLPFRAELFAPSADASEVSESAEPTSVTSSSGSATVTVGPGQSMADAGELRRAVVGLAQHADVAKVLTAVVEEHRLSVVFAPTAVTAPSFDLRSLPVDRIPALVTKARTTLDVGSPQTWQVTVVPFAGEVTLRIVATGPGGSGSLGG; this is translated from the coding sequence ATGATCAGGCTCGCTCGCGGGTTCCTGACCGGCGGCGTCGTCGGGGTGACGCCGAGCGCCTTCGTCACCGGCATCATCATCGGGAACGTCCCGTTGCTCCTCACCGGGGCAGGACTCCCGTTCGCCTACGGCTTTCTCCTGTTCCTGGCCGGGATCCCGCGGCGGGCGCGGGAAGCGGCGGTCGTGCCGCGCACGGCGCTCGCGAAGATCGAGAGCCTGCGCGCCGGCGGCGCGGAGACGGGTGACGTGTCGCTCCGGTTCGACCTCACGATCGCCCCGCACGGCGAGCCGCCGTTCCGCGCCGAAGCCCGCCTCGACGTCAACCTGGTCGACCTGCCGAGCTACCGGCCGGGTGACGTCCTGGTCGTCGCGTACCCGCCGGACCGGCCGTGGCAGGCCCGGATCGTGAAGCCGGACGCGGAGTGGGCGCGGCGGGCGGCCGGCGCCACCGTGGTGTCCGCGCCCGAGTCCACTGTGGTCCGGAAGCCGGCGGGGGCCGGGGCCGGCTTTCTCGTCCTCCTCGGGTTCCTGCTCGGCGTGGCCGCGATCGTCCTGCCGTTCCGCGCCGAGCTGTTCGCCCCGTCGGCGGACGCCTCGGAAGTTTCGGAGTCCGCCGAACCCACGTCGGTCACGTCCTCCTCGGGCTCGGCGACGGTCACCGTCGGCCCGGGGCAGTCCATGGCGGACGCGGGCGAGCTGCGCCGGGCGGTCGTCGGCCTGGCGCAGCACGCGGACGTCGCGAAGGTGCTCACCGCGGTCGTCGAGGAGCACCGCCTGTCGGTGGTGTTCGCGCCGACCGCCGTCACCGCTCCGTCGTTCGACCTGCGCTCCCTGCCGGTCGACCGCATCCCGGCCCTGGTGACGAAGGCCCGGACCACCCTGGACGTCGGCTCGCCGCAGACGTGGCAGGTCACGGTGGTCCCGTTCGCGGGCGAGGTGACCCTCCGGATCGTGGCCACCGGCCCCGGCGGCAGCGGCTCCCTCGGCGGCTGA
- a CDS encoding S1 family peptidase, with the protein MIRRPLRTVAALVGAAAATTAFATPASAAAVPLTEATGPAALAAAQHTLGGSLGGAFGLSWLDAATGGLVVGTTDAARAGQIRAAGATPKVVRHSASELKDVQSTLDRRAAGVPASVAGWYVDAPANEVVVSVVGGDPAGLAWATAGGAPVRVERVASAPRPLWDAVGGQGLYFSGGACSIGFNAYNDDDVHFVITAGHCTALGGAVSGAGGPVGKVAKSSFPDNDYGTVKVTDGNVSAPPRVDRYEDGTDVRIDGTDVVPAGGRICRSGITTHWQCGRVIALDQAVNYGNGNIVHGLTQTDACAEPGDSGGSFVSRPAAGAGTKTVQAQGMTSGGSGDCETGGNTFFQPVQEVLDRYGLTLETS; encoded by the coding sequence GTGATCCGACGACCCCTGCGCACTGTGGCCGCCCTCGTCGGCGCCGCGGCCGCGACAACCGCGTTCGCGACGCCGGCCTCGGCGGCCGCCGTACCGTTGACGGAAGCCACGGGTCCGGCCGCGCTGGCCGCCGCGCAGCACACCCTCGGCGGTTCCCTGGGCGGCGCGTTCGGGCTGTCCTGGCTGGACGCCGCCACCGGCGGCCTGGTCGTCGGCACGACCGACGCCGCCCGCGCCGGTCAGATCCGGGCCGCCGGGGCGACGCCGAAAGTGGTGCGGCACAGCGCGTCCGAACTGAAGGACGTCCAGTCCACACTGGACCGCAGAGCGGCCGGCGTACCCGCCTCGGTCGCCGGCTGGTACGTCGACGCGCCGGCCAACGAGGTCGTGGTGAGCGTGGTGGGCGGCGACCCCGCGGGCCTGGCGTGGGCCACCGCCGGCGGCGCGCCGGTCCGGGTCGAGCGCGTCGCCAGTGCCCCGCGGCCACTGTGGGACGCCGTCGGCGGGCAGGGGCTCTACTTCAGCGGCGGTGCGTGTTCGATCGGGTTCAACGCGTACAACGACGACGACGTCCACTTCGTCATCACCGCGGGACACTGCACGGCACTCGGCGGCGCGGTGAGCGGCGCCGGCGGCCCCGTCGGCAAGGTCGCGAAATCCTCGTTCCCCGACAACGACTACGGCACCGTCAAGGTCACCGACGGCAACGTCTCGGCCCCGCCGCGGGTGGACCGCTACGAAGACGGCACCGACGTGCGGATCGACGGCACGGACGTCGTGCCGGCCGGCGGCCGGATCTGCCGGTCCGGCATCACCACCCACTGGCAGTGCGGGCGGGTGATCGCCTTGGACCAGGCGGTGAACTACGGCAACGGCAACATCGTCCACGGGCTCACCCAGACCGACGCCTGCGCCGAACCCGGCGACTCGGGCGGCTCGTTCGTCAGCCGCCCGGCGGCCGGTGCCGGCACGAAAACGGTGCAGGCGCAGGGAATGACGTCCGGCGGGTCCGGTGACTGCGAGACCGGCGGCAACACCTTCTTCCAGCCCGTGCAGGAGGTGCTGGACCGCTACGGCCTCACCCTCGAAACCAGCTGA
- a CDS encoding Dyp-type peroxidase — translation MLSNEASPGDAEEIAGPLTRAAIFLVLRIDSGGEDVVKDLLADLPGLRRSVGFRSLTGGLSCLAGIGSAAWDRIYGGARPAELHELPVFKGERHESVTSDADLLFHLRADRMDLCFELETLIMARLAGAVTVVDEVQGFRYFDARDVLGFVDGTENPTGRAARAAVFVDDDGGFNGGSYVVVQKYLHDMTAWNALSTEEQERVIGRRKLSDVELSDAEKPSDSHIALNVITDDDGNELDILRDNMPFGRPAYGEFGTYFIGYAKSPVVIERMLENMFVGSPPGNHDRILDFSTPHTGALFYVPTADFLEDPPEPAPEAEPEEAPAAEALPAPEEAPEPDDSLGIGGLRETAEPAAGVSWFRG, via the coding sequence ATGCTTTCGAACGAGGCCTCGCCGGGTGACGCCGAGGAGATCGCCGGACCCCTCACCCGCGCCGCGATCTTCCTCGTACTGCGGATCGACAGCGGCGGCGAGGACGTCGTCAAGGATCTGCTGGCGGATCTGCCCGGGTTGCGGCGCTCCGTCGGGTTCCGGTCGCTGACCGGCGGCCTGTCGTGCCTGGCCGGGATCGGCTCCGCCGCCTGGGACCGGATCTACGGCGGCGCGCGCCCGGCCGAGCTGCACGAGCTGCCCGTGTTCAAGGGCGAGCGCCACGAAAGCGTGACGAGCGACGCAGATCTCCTGTTCCACCTCCGCGCCGACCGGATGGACCTGTGCTTCGAGCTGGAGACGCTGATCATGGCGCGGCTCGCCGGCGCGGTCACCGTCGTCGACGAGGTGCAGGGCTTCCGCTACTTCGACGCGCGTGACGTGCTGGGGTTCGTCGACGGCACCGAAAACCCGACCGGCCGCGCCGCGCGGGCGGCCGTGTTCGTCGACGACGACGGCGGTTTCAACGGCGGCAGCTACGTCGTCGTCCAGAAGTACCTGCACGACATGACCGCGTGGAACGCGCTGTCCACCGAAGAGCAGGAGCGGGTGATCGGCCGGCGCAAACTGTCCGATGTGGAGCTGTCGGACGCGGAGAAGCCGAGCGATTCCCACATCGCCCTGAACGTGATCACCGACGACGACGGCAACGAGCTGGACATCCTGCGCGACAACATGCCGTTCGGCCGCCCGGCGTACGGCGAGTTCGGCACCTACTTCATCGGCTACGCGAAGTCGCCGGTGGTGATCGAGCGGATGCTGGAGAACATGTTCGTCGGGTCGCCGCCCGGCAACCACGACCGCATCCTGGACTTCTCGACCCCGCACACCGGGGCGCTGTTCTACGTGCCGACGGCGGACTTCCTGGAGGACCCGCCCGAGCCGGCACCCGAAGCGGAACCGGAAGAAGCGCCGGCGGCGGAAGCACTGCCGGCACCGGAAGAAGCGCCGGAACCCGACGACTCGCTCGGCATCGGCGGCCTCCGGGAGACCGCCGAGCCGGCCGCGGGTGTCAGCTGGTTTCGAGGGTGA
- a CDS encoding isocitrate lyase/PEP mutase family protein, with product MTSTADKAKRLQELHAAPELLLVVNVWDAITAKVVAETPGTQALATPSHGIAASRGYPDGEKIPRDEMIAEVALIVRTAGDLPVTADLEAGYGDPGGTVARAIEAGAVGCNLEDQMKPLAESVKAVEAAVAAAQSAGIDFVLNARTDAFLKIADQEEALTEAITRGRAYLDAGASNFFAPGKLDETQVGRLVEALGERKVNLIGIPGSIPLAAAQKLGVSRVSYGPWSQNVALTALAKLAEDVYAGGGLPADTRKLN from the coding sequence ATGACTTCCACCGCCGACAAGGCCAAGCGCCTGCAGGAGCTGCACGCGGCTCCGGAACTGCTGCTCGTCGTCAACGTCTGGGACGCGATCACCGCGAAGGTCGTCGCCGAGACGCCGGGCACGCAGGCTCTCGCCACCCCGAGCCACGGCATCGCCGCCTCCCGCGGTTACCCGGACGGCGAAAAGATCCCGCGGGACGAGATGATCGCCGAGGTCGCGCTGATCGTGCGGACCGCGGGCGACCTGCCGGTCACCGCCGACCTGGAGGCCGGGTACGGCGACCCGGGCGGCACCGTCGCCCGGGCCATCGAGGCCGGCGCGGTCGGCTGCAACCTCGAAGACCAGATGAAGCCGCTCGCCGAGTCGGTCAAGGCGGTCGAAGCCGCCGTCGCCGCCGCGCAGTCGGCCGGGATCGACTTCGTGCTCAACGCCCGCACCGACGCGTTCCTCAAGATCGCCGACCAGGAGGAGGCGCTCACCGAGGCGATCACCCGCGGCCGCGCCTACCTCGACGCGGGCGCGTCGAACTTCTTCGCGCCCGGCAAGCTCGACGAGACCCAGGTCGGCCGGCTGGTCGAGGCCCTCGGCGAGCGCAAGGTCAACCTGATCGGCATCCCGGGCTCGATCCCCCTGGCCGCCGCGCAGAAGCTCGGCGTCTCCCGGGTGTCCTACGGGCCGTGGAGCCAGAACGTCGCGCTGACCGCCCTGGCCAAGCTGGCCGAAGACGTCTACGCCGGCGGCGGGCTGCCGGCCGACACCCGCAAGCTGAACTGA
- a CDS encoding SRPBCC family protein, translating to MSEFEIVTEYPHPRDRVWQALTDPALVPRWTSTGRGGRPEDFAPEVGTRFRFVGKPVPGWDGVVRCEVLAADAPTLLRFSWRNKETDEPSFVTYRLEDTAGGTRFTYSHTGFRGVGGLVMSRLLQRVRRRMLAEGLPPVLDDLGAAA from the coding sequence GTGAGCGAGTTCGAGATCGTCACCGAGTACCCCCACCCCCGCGACCGGGTGTGGCAGGCGCTGACCGACCCGGCCCTGGTGCCGCGGTGGACGTCCACCGGACGAGGCGGGCGCCCCGAGGACTTCGCGCCGGAGGTCGGCACGCGGTTCCGGTTCGTCGGCAAGCCCGTGCCCGGCTGGGACGGCGTCGTCCGCTGCGAGGTCCTCGCCGCCGACGCGCCCACCTTGCTGCGCTTCTCCTGGCGCAACAAGGAAACCGACGAGCCGAGCTTCGTCACCTACCGCCTCGAGGACACCGCCGGCGGCACCCGCTTCACCTATTCGCACACCGGCTTCCGCGGCGTGGGCGGGCTGGTCATGTCCCGTCTGCTGCAGCGGGTCCGCCGCCGGATGCTGGCCGAGGGCCTGCCGCCGGTGCTCGACGACCTCGGCGCCGCCGCCTGA
- a CDS encoding LLM class flavin-dependent oxidoreductase: MQIDLFNEIQNPRPWPEGHEQLRFTQAIEQAVLADELGYGCWWQVEHHGAGEFSLSSAPELMLAALSQRTSRIRLGHSAVLAPGRFNHPIRVAERAATLDHLSGGRVELGLTRSTIPEWRLFGIEPDDARAQTQEAFEMVPRMWTSERFSYESDAYRVDDVAIAPKPLQRPHPPLWQAAASASSFEEAGRRGVGVLGTTMWESLERAGRLIGLYRAAAAQCTDPVGAFVNNQVGFFTFVHCADTDEEAMRNGAAAAAAWYTVTALTFFEAANEFVRLNARQQEIAAAPDGGGLTGEFLRGEAQNGPTDANLLIARILQGESVPDDEIFAVLSAQDSLIVGSPDTCRKKLRAYADLGIDRLMCLQQIGGIPHDKVLKSIRLIGELIPDLA; this comes from the coding sequence ATGCAGATCGACCTGTTCAACGAGATCCAGAACCCCCGGCCGTGGCCGGAAGGCCACGAGCAGCTCAGGTTCACCCAGGCGATCGAGCAGGCCGTCCTGGCGGACGAGCTGGGGTACGGGTGCTGGTGGCAGGTCGAGCACCACGGCGCGGGCGAGTTCAGCCTGTCGTCGGCGCCGGAGCTGATGCTGGCGGCGCTTTCCCAGCGCACGAGCCGGATCCGGCTGGGGCACTCCGCGGTGCTCGCGCCGGGCCGGTTCAACCACCCGATCCGCGTCGCCGAGCGCGCCGCGACACTCGATCACCTCAGCGGCGGCCGGGTGGAGCTCGGCCTGACCCGCTCGACCATCCCGGAGTGGCGCCTGTTCGGCATCGAACCGGACGACGCCCGCGCCCAGACGCAGGAAGCGTTCGAGATGGTGCCGCGGATGTGGACCTCCGAGCGGTTTTCCTACGAGAGCGACGCCTACCGCGTCGACGACGTCGCGATCGCGCCGAAACCGTTGCAGCGGCCGCATCCGCCGCTGTGGCAGGCGGCGGCGAGCGCGTCCTCGTTCGAGGAGGCCGGCCGCCGCGGCGTCGGCGTGCTGGGCACGACCATGTGGGAGTCGCTCGAGCGCGCCGGCCGGCTGATCGGCCTGTACCGGGCGGCGGCCGCGCAGTGCACGGACCCGGTCGGCGCGTTCGTCAACAACCAGGTCGGGTTCTTCACGTTCGTGCACTGCGCGGACACCGACGAGGAGGCGATGCGCAACGGCGCCGCCGCGGCCGCGGCCTGGTACACCGTGACGGCGTTGACGTTCTTCGAAGCGGCGAATGAGTTCGTCCGGCTGAACGCCCGCCAGCAGGAGATCGCGGCGGCGCCGGACGGCGGTGGCCTCACGGGTGAGTTCCTGCGTGGCGAGGCGCAGAACGGCCCGACGGACGCGAACCTCCTGATCGCCCGGATCCTGCAAGGGGAATCGGTGCCGGACGACGAGATCTTCGCGGTGCTCAGCGCGCAGGACTCACTGATCGTCGGCAGCCCGGACACCTGCCGCAAGAAACTGCGGGCCTACGCCGACCTGGGCATCGACCGGCTGATGTGCCTGCAGCAGATCGGCGGCATCCCGCACGACAAGGTGCTGAAGAGCATCCGGCTGATCGGCGAGCTGATCCCGGACCTGGCCTGA
- a CDS encoding carboxylesterase/lipase family protein, with product MSVLARTAGALAVASALTAAACSSPRPEEPQLTVGTTGGQVHGLATASAREFLGLRYALAPTGERRWTAPQPAPAREGVADATHPGARCSQGTQAAGTSEDCLFLNVTTPRDQAPGERLPVMVWWHGGGYTSGSGADYDAQRLASRGHVVVVTVNYRLGVFGYLGLPGLAGSGNFGFADQLAATHWAKDNAAAFGGDPGNLTVFGESAGGMSACALLTSPQAAGLVQRVAISSGSCFLNWPAGGLFPGTPAQTPYTSLATDQADGVATANQLGCTGSGALRCLRDLPAAQLLPVSTAFSDHLAYGTDLLPENPPDAVRAGRIARIPVLSGGNHDEARSFAGGAAMADPAAITEATYPGLLRTAFGDPKASDVLRQYPLQRYPTAVEAWSSVVTDSAWSCPTLAGDQALARATKVFPYEFAEPHAPNVSQVTVPGMAQGAAHATDTPYLFDLGGKNLLADPAQARLGERMIDLWSGFARTGAPAGAVPGTATSTTVLSLTAGGATPVDSGSDHRCGFWPPNP from the coding sequence ATGAGCGTCCTCGCCCGGACCGCCGGCGCGCTGGCCGTGGCATCGGCCCTCACCGCGGCCGCGTGTTCGAGCCCGCGACCCGAAGAGCCGCAGCTGACCGTCGGCACCACCGGCGGTCAGGTGCACGGCCTGGCCACCGCGTCGGCGCGGGAGTTCCTCGGCCTCCGCTACGCGCTCGCGCCGACGGGGGAGCGGCGCTGGACCGCGCCCCAGCCGGCCCCGGCCCGGGAGGGCGTCGCCGACGCGACCCACCCCGGCGCCCGGTGCTCCCAGGGGACGCAGGCCGCCGGCACCTCCGAAGACTGCCTGTTCCTCAACGTGACGACCCCGCGCGACCAGGCGCCCGGCGAGCGGCTGCCGGTCATGGTGTGGTGGCACGGCGGCGGGTACACCAGCGGCTCCGGCGCGGACTACGACGCTCAGCGGCTGGCCTCCCGCGGGCACGTCGTCGTGGTCACGGTCAACTACCGCCTCGGCGTCTTCGGCTACCTCGGGCTGCCCGGCCTGGCCGGCTCGGGCAACTTCGGCTTCGCCGACCAGCTCGCCGCCACCCACTGGGCGAAGGACAACGCCGCGGCGTTCGGCGGTGATCCGGGCAACCTCACCGTCTTCGGCGAGTCCGCGGGCGGGATGTCGGCGTGCGCGCTGCTGACGTCGCCGCAGGCCGCCGGGCTCGTCCAGCGCGTCGCGATCTCCTCCGGCTCCTGCTTCCTGAACTGGCCGGCGGGCGGGCTGTTCCCCGGCACGCCGGCGCAGACGCCCTACACCTCACTGGCCACCGACCAGGCCGACGGCGTCGCGACCGCGAACCAGCTGGGCTGCACCGGATCCGGTGCGCTGCGGTGCCTCCGGGACCTGCCCGCCGCCCAGTTGCTGCCGGTGAGCACGGCGTTCTCCGACCACCTGGCCTACGGCACCGACCTGCTGCCGGAGAACCCGCCGGACGCGGTCCGCGCCGGCCGGATCGCCCGGATCCCGGTCCTCTCCGGCGGTAACCACGACGAAGCCCGTTCGTTCGCGGGCGGCGCCGCGATGGCCGACCCGGCCGCGATCACCGAGGCGACCTACCCCGGCCTCCTGCGGACGGCCTTCGGCGACCCGAAGGCCTCGGACGTCCTGCGGCAGTACCCGCTCCAGCGCTATCCGACGGCCGTCGAGGCCTGGTCGAGCGTCGTCACCGACTCGGCGTGGAGCTGTCCCACCCTGGCGGGCGACCAGGCTCTCGCGCGCGCGACGAAGGTGTTCCCCTACGAGTTCGCCGAGCCCCACGCACCCAACGTCAGCCAGGTGACCGTGCCCGGGATGGCCCAGGGTGCCGCGCACGCCACCGACACGCCGTACTTGTTCGACCTCGGCGGCAAGAACCTCCTGGCCGATCCCGCGCAGGCCCGCCTGGGGGAGCGGATGATCGATCTCTGGAGCGGCTTCGCCCGTACGGGAGCACCCGCGGGCGCCGTCCCCGGTACCGCCACCTCGACGACCGTCCTGAGCCTGACGGCCGGCGGCGCCACACCCGTCGACAGCGGATCCGACCACCGCTGCGGGTTCTGGCCGCCGAACCCGTAG